In Oncorhynchus tshawytscha isolate Ot180627B linkage group LG24, Otsh_v2.0, whole genome shotgun sequence, the genomic window GGTTACTACAGCACATGTTTGACTCAGAGAAGGTAAACTGTCCTAAGACCTGAGTGGAAACCCTTTTCATCCATCTAATCAGATATTGATTGTGCTTTTTACAAACACTTTTCTTGCATGTAATCAAATCTAAACCCCCAAAGAGCAATCTTAGGGCTCCCCCTGTTGGGAGAGGTTGCTTATCTGTGTTGAGTGTCTCCTTTCAACTGGCAATTAACTGACATGGCTTTCTGTGCaaatatccctccctccctgttatgACACCCTTACCTGTATCTCACCTGAAAAATAACATATAGCCTTTATAATATACTAATTAGGtagttatttattttaaaatcctAAGAAGTCAATGAGGCTGTAACTTTTCTTACATAAGGACAAAATCACATTCTCTGTCTCCACAGATCCCAGATGAGAACTTCTCTGTGCTTCTGTCTTACCTGGACGGGCTGCGTGGGGGGGCCAGGGACACCACCGTGCAGAAGGCTGAGACATTGGTGCGGGAGGGGGAACAGGACACAGATGCCCAGCAGAGGATACAAAGAGCCAGGGAAATCATCCAGCTGCTTTCCTGACCAACCACTACCATTATTCTAGATGATCAATCAAATACcaccacagcaccaccaccacactcAAAGGGAATATTCAGTTCACTAGATTTTTATCTGCTGGTTCCTCAATTAATGCAGTGTGGTATATTCACTGTGTATACAAAATTAAATGGCAACCAGCCATGGTTGCTGGAATGTTGATACCAATGAATTCCATATTATGTTCACACTTCTGTTAAGTATTGTGATGCTGTATGTTTTGTTATGACATGATGTAATGTGAATATATCCATGGTTTCATGTAATCAAACTTGTCATTTGCCAGTAGATGAGCCATTTAAagttgcaatatgtaactttttgtgcAACGCTACCAAATTCACAtataaatgtgagttatagatctgtcattcgtctaagaagcagtagatatgttctatgtgcgctatgcTTCTTGTGCTAAAGTTTTGgtttttacttttggttttgtacaccagcttcaaacagctgaaaatacaatatttgtggttatttcacagcggtttagattgtacaatgattctctacactatacttgcttgtttggtcacataaactgaaattaggcaaactatttgaattttagTAACCAGGAACTTATGCCTACTGACTCTAACCATTCACAGTACTTCAGTCTAAAGCTGATTGTTAATCTTGCTGGGGATGATGAGCCCGTTTGTGCTGCATCTGTATCCTCCATGTTTGTTTGACCTGTCAGTGATGGAGCTGATGTTGCCTTTTTAACAGTTTGTCTGGCTATATACAGAATATATGTtggaatcccccccaaaaaaatgcatATGAAGTTTTTAAAAATTATGTTACAAGAGTAACACATTTTATTCAGTCTTGCACACTAGACTGCTATCAAGCCACTGTTTACCTGTTGCAGTACAACCAATACAACTTTTGGGACTACTTCAAGACTACTTCTTGAGTATGCAGTTTGCCCCTGCCTGTGTTTTGGCCAATGGCTAATCAATTCAGTTGTGACTGCGATCAATGCCGAGCAGAGACCAGGGCCCGGTCCAGCATCAATTATAACAGTATAATAAGAAGCATAACAGTTCCACCTTTCCTTTTAGAAGGTGGGTAGCATAAACGTTACCATAGATTTGCatccattttgcataccccaccctaccattagacatccatgtcttcatcattggaaaatataaatggttgagtttgatatcacttaaaagcttacaaacagggttgtcaaaacTATTTCATAAGTTGTTTAATGATATAAAAGCATATGAACTCAAATGTGTTTCATTGTCTCATATGCTGTAGCTTAGATCCTTCTGTGTATGAAGTTGACGTGGGAAGGCAAAAATGATCTAACGATGAACTTAGTTATTTAGAAAACTGCCTCAGGCCAGCTATCATTTTCAAATGCAACTTTACTAACGAGTGCTCTGAGGCAGGCATTAGATTACAATGTTTGACCATCACTCCATGCCATCAGGTGAGTATGAATTAATTATCAGCAATTGTCTATATGGTGTAGATGGTTATAGCTGATCCTTCCCTCCACCAAATAATGGCAGAGATAGGAATTAAGATGAATCGTTCAATTGTTCAATCATTCTCAATGGTAAtgtgattataaactgggtggtttgagccctgaaagctgattggctgattagaaactggttaccaacatatcagaccgtataccacggtatgacaaaacatttatttttactgctctatttAGGTTGCTAACCAGTTTATAGTAGCAGTAAAGCACCTCgtgggtttgtgatatatggccaatataccacggctaagggctgtgtccaagcATTCTGCGTTGCgccgtgcataagaacagccgatagccgtggtatattgaccacataccaccccctcgggccttattgcttaagtatactcTATATCTGTAGAGAAATTGGTGGGTGTACTGCGTATGCCTGTGAATGGCCACCACTACACATCACTTGGTTATTGACGCTGGCAGTGACACTACATATATAGGCAGGCACAACACTGCTGTCCTTCCTTGCAATGTATGGCTCTTTCCGCTTTCATTCTTTCTTCCCACCCTGCCTCCTTACACCCAGTTTTAAGCATTTCATCCATCGTTCCCTCCCTCCACAGCTTTAAGCGTCAACCTccttccttctatccctccctcaaGCCCTTGGCAGTCCCCATAATTGGAAACATTCCCtttaattgatttttttttaccattcctCTTCCTTGCCGAAAGGGTTGTCCTGTGTCTGAACTAGTTTCATTTGGCTTGTTGTATAATAACATAtttccatcttcattctccactCCATAGAGACGCTGGATGCATAATTACAGTCCCTTACAATCCCTCACATGTTCAGTAAAGAAACACATCAGCCCATGGCCCAGTCCCCAAAAGAATTTTAAGGCTAAATTAATCGTCagaaccttcgtaggagcatCGTTAAAACTCAAATCAAAATTcgaatacaattttattggtcgcatacacgtgtttagcagatgttattgagggtgtagcgaaatgcttgtgttcctagctccaacagtgcagtaatatctaaaaaaatacacaaatctaaaagtaaatcaTGAAATTAATTAATACAGAAATATTAGGATGCGCAATGTCGGAGTCCAGAGTGCGTATATAgatggtaccagtcaaaagttggcaCACCAACTCATGaaagagtttctttatttttactattttctacaatgtagaataatagtgaaacaacaggcagcgcacaattggcccagcttcatccactttaggggagggtttggttggggaaggcagtcattgtaaataacacatggaatcatgtagtaaccaacatttttaaacaaatcaaaatatatttaatattttagattcttcaaagtagccaccctttgccttgttgacagctttgtacattcttggcattctagcaaccagcttcacctggaatgcttttccaacagtcttgaaggagttcccacatatgctgagcacttgttggctgcttttccttcactctgcggtccaactcatcccaaaccatctaaattgggttgaggtcaggtgattgtggagtccaggtcatctgatgcagcactccatcactgtccttcttggtcaaatagcccttacacagcctggaggtgttgggtcattgtcctgttgaaaaacaaatgattgtcccactaagcgcaaaccagatgggatggtgtatcgccaGTTAAACAATAATAAAATATGTAAACAGCCTACAAGAAGAAGCCTGTTTAAGCACCTTTTTAATGTCATAGGACAAAATAATTGGCATTTGGggtcccgagtggcacagcagtctaaggcactgcatctcagtgctagaggcatcactacagaccctggttcggtcctgggctgtatcacaactggctgtgatcgggagtcccatagggctgcgcacaattggcccagcgtcatccgggttaggggagggtttggccggggaaggcagtcattgtaaataacaatttgttctgacttgcctagttaaataaagggtaaaGAAATTTTAAAAATTGCTCAAGGCTGCAACTTTTCATTTTCTTAAATGTATTTTCTGGATGAAACAATTTACATCTTCAGTGTACTTCCTTTGATAGCAGAGGTATGATTTCTGTCCAGACAGACAATGGAGTTGAAAAAGAAATATTCTAAGAATGTAGCTATGCCATTGGGGAGTACAGGTACGCCTCACAGTCAAGAAAACATGGTTGTTTATCTAAAATTGTATTTAgaataaacttttttttgtttttttacttgaATTCTCTAATGTGGAACTGCCATGTTTATTGTGTGACATCTGCCTTCTCTGCTGTTCAGTTAGTGGTCTGCAATATTTTGTGTAAATGTCTGGAATCCTCAGAGTAGGTCTGCGATGAGGCCGTTGTCCCCTCTCAGGTGCCGATTTTGCACAGTCACACTCACTGGAATCTTCGCCTTAGCTGTCcgtagagggagggaagggtgcaAACATGTTAACATTATGGACCAATGCAATCATAACATGTTACTTACGAAGGGATTAATTTCCTACATCTATTCATGGAGAAGTATGGACTTGTACATGAATAATAATGCTCCGACTCACCTGCCTTTGACTCATGGGGAATGTTGTGTTGAGTGAGGAGAGCTTGCAATCTCTCAATCTCTTCCCTCTGTTTACGGACATCCTGTATAAAACAAGCATCCGTAGAAATGTAAACTAATACAACTTCTCAATGACATTTCATGTATATGGATAGCTAAACTAGAGCATTAGCTGAAAGCTCTAAATGGCAGGGCTTCCATTACTACTCATGGTCACGAATGGTTTTGGATTCTCTCCAGTGAACCTACCTCATTGCATTTCTGCAAGGAATCATGTGTCTTTGAGGTAGTTGTGATATCCGGCTTCTCCTTTACCTTTTGGCTCTTTAGGAAACCAGCATCCTCAAAAATATCCCTCAGTAGATTATTGTAGCCCTGTAATATACACATACACGTTAGAGGACTTCTTAAGTGCTTTCAAGACAAGAAGTGAAACTCCAGAGTGGATATCGCCCAAATAGACCTGATTCCTATTTTCTCCACTAATTGGCTTTCAAGCACCGCCGACCGCTCCGTCTGGATTGAATTCCGCCTCATTGAAACTGATTAGGCCATCCCGCCTGCCGCTTTGTCTGCGAACACCTTTAAACTCCTGTGTAGTCCTACACTCATATAAGTGCTATGAAAGGGCAAGGTCAATGCCTATGTTAGTAAGTAAAGTCGTACCTGCTCAGTAATGAGGTTCTCATAGCGGGCCTGTTCGATTTCATCCCATTCCATCTGCAGCTTGTCACTCAGAGTTGGGTACACTTGATGAGAGGACACATGTGTGACTTAGAACGTAAACAAGCACCATCTTAAAACGTtaagattaaaaaatatatatatattttaaaagagCTTTTGCTCGTCTTACCTAAGAGAGAATGTGGGTGGCATACAAGTGGGGTCTCAAAGcttagagaatacacacaggtagTGGGCTCTGACACTTGAGCCAACTTGCTACTTCCACCACAGGTCAGAATGACCTAGTGCAAcgagagaagaaaaaaatgttttcgcAAAGAACAGTAACCGCAACATTCAACTCTGCAATGTCTTTAAAGGCCTTTCACAACGCTCGCTGACCAGGTTTGCACGTTTTACTCAAACGCTCGCCAATCCTGCTTTGTCAATTGACCTCTGGGAGGAATGAGCACAAGCAATTTATTACCTTTGTTTGCCTATTTTTATTCCCAcaggcatctccctctctcatccacaTGGCCAAAAAGGTGTTGTTCACAATCTCCCACTCCTGCCAGATTCTGTTGGAAAGACAAAGGGTGTAAACTGATGAATGGAAATAATGTATTCACAGGATAACATGCTTCAAATGAATCTTATTCACTTGATAGGATGAGTGCAGTTTGAAATTGTGTTGTGGAGGATCCACTCACCCCAGTATGCCACTGTAAGCATTCCACCTGAATGACTGCTCATGCTGGGTGATGTTGTGGAATGGACAGAATTCATATTTATACctaaacaaaataacacaatgatttattttcaaatataCCCATTTTCTACACATGTCATCTTGCAGCCTTGACTAGCGGTGAATCAAACAATTGGAAAACTGGTACAGAAATCAAAGATGAGTCCTAAACAGTTTGATCGAAACTTTGCCATAATGTTCACTGCAGCAATTAGGTGTTGATTTTGTAGGCGCTCAGTTTCCCAGTACTTACGTGGACTCTATGTAACTGAAGCACTTTCCTGCTAGTCGGCGGAGATGTGCTGGTCCTATAAAGAAAGGATTAGAAATGTTATGAAAAGAGTACAAGTAAAAAAACAGggctgtatgtatactgtataccgtGCTAGGTATGGTCATATTGAATGCATGCTAGGAATGGTCAGTTTAGACAGACAAGTAACTACCAAAATataaggaaacacttgagtaaatgagggatatgAAGTATATTGAAAGAAGATGCTTCCACACagatgtggttcctgagttaattaaacaattaacatcccatcatgcttagggtcatgtataaaaatgcacagttgcccattattttggctaccatggctagaagataagatatcagtgactttgaaagaggggtctcaaaggagcatagggggtttaaagtgtgtgggtctcagtcatcagatctcaacccaattgaacacttatggaagATTCTGGAATGGCGatagacagtgttttccaccaccatcaacaaaacaccaaattatggaatttcttgtggaataATGGTGCACAtcccctccaatagagttcccgacacttgtagaatctatgccaaggtgcattgaaactgttttggtggcccaacgccctattaagacactatgttggcgattcttttattttgtcagttacctgtatattcTTGATTAAACATATGATCTGCCAGTGTTGACAGAATTAGATCATTACTTTGCAAGCACTGTCTCCTTTGCTTTCACAAATGTAAACCAGTTGGTGACGTATTGTGATTTAATTTGACCTCTGTATTAGGCGATTCTTTTTCCACTTGTTTCAATCTTTTGATTACTGAGTAACAAGGAAAAGGGACCAGACTACTGCGGTACCTTCCCACTGCTGGTGAAAGTATCAATCTGTACTGCAATACCTGTATAATATCTTATTGCAGTCTGCAGACCATAAAGTACTTAACCCAGTAAGTAATACGTATTCTTATTACCCGACACTGGTTCTGGAGTCACCTTGGGCTGGAGTCTACTTCCTTGGGCCAAAAAGGGATTGTTGAGCCTAGAGAAATAGGAGAGAACCACATTACACTGACTGAATTAGTATGTTTTATACCTTCATACATTTAACTTTTGAAACATATCTAAATGCAATTATAGAATAACATATGACTTACCCAAATGTATTTGGTTCCTCAACAATCTTCATTTTACCAGCAAATGAATAGGGGCCTAAAATAGGAATTTTAACAAGAATAAACCATCTGCATCCACACTAAAATTAGAAACATTAGAAGAAGACTGAAGAGAATGTAGAAGCTATTGTGCAATCCTTTAAAGCACAATTTTTGGGATGGTCCTCCCTCTAACATTCCAAGCAAGAattgaaataataaaaaatgagtTGCTCCTACAATCAATTACAAACTGAGCATGTTGCCTCAATCTACCGCAAGGTTTTTTAAAGATCAATGAACTGATCACTAAATGTATATGGAATTCAAAGCAACCTAGCATTGCCCTTGAGAAACTAATGATGTCAAAATATAAAGGAGGCATGGCACTTCCAAATATTAAAAGATATTACATGTAACAAGATAAACCGTATACTGGCTCTACCCACCAAAAGAACCCCCTGTTGGTTAGCAATTGAAGAAATATCCCACCCCATGCCACTTAGATTGATAGATATTTGGGTAGTATTCCCTATGCAAAAAAGGCCATCCAAAAAGATCTTCTTCTTGGAATGTTCTTAAAATTGTTGGAAATAAATACGCAGTTTCCATATGTACCTCTCTCCAAGCAACCATCTGGAGTAATCCACACATATTAATCACAGATCAGTATTGTGGAGAGGTTAGCTACAGATGGGAGTTTGGATAGTGGCAGATTTGTATAAAGATGGTAAAACTATGGATCTGAATGAACGGAAGGAAAAGGCCGGCTCTATCAACCATTTTAGAATCATTCAGATTGTTCAAGCAGTCAAGTCGGAATAAATAACCATTTAAATATAAACATGAGTTTAAAGTATTGGAAAGTTTCATAAAGGATGTCCATTCCATAAACCACCTGGCATCAAGTGTATAAATTCTTAAACGAAAAACAAGGGCACTACACACTTCCCTTAAGAGAGAAATGGGGTAAAAATGTGAATATTCATATACAATAATTGAATGGGAAAGGGTATGGAAAAACTGTTTTAAACCGTGCAGAATCTAAAACACAAATGGTTCAGTATAATATAATTAATAGAACCTACTGGACTCAAACATACACATGGCAAAAATGACAACCGACAGCAAATGTTGAAGATGTATATCAGATGATGCTGGGCTTGTGCATATATTGGTCAAGTGTCCTAAACTGGAAGCATATTGGAAAATAATATTCTCTATTTCTAGGagcaataaaaaaattaaaaaacagactACACACAAATGCAGCTCTTATCTTGCTGGGAAAATACCTTAAATGCTTCCATACTTAGGACACTAACTCTCATAGTTAAAAGGGTCATTTTAAGGCATTGGAAAAAAGACGAGCCACCCTCATTTGCAGAATGGCTCCAGCTGTCAATGAATTGCAAACTGTAACATTTTTGAAAACTATTGCAAATGGACATGGAAAGTCATATGAATACAAACAAATATGGGCTAAGTTTGAAGCTACTGTCTTGAAGTGATTGAAAAAAAGGGAAATGTATGTCATTTATAATTAATACTAGTGTGTATTGATACCAATTGCTAATATGTAATTGGACACAAATCATGCTCATAATGTGAAATTGCTCAAATGCTAattgtttgcctaatttcagtttgtgt contains:
- the gnptg gene encoding N-acetylglucosamine-1-phosphotransferase subunit gamma; this translates as MYYTSTKIQHLLWIYLLCLTLLSPYSFAGKMKIVEEPNTFGLNNPFLAQGSRLQPKVTPEPVSGPAHLRRLAGKCFSYIESTYKYEFCPFHNITQHEQSFRWNAYSGILGIWQEWEIVNNTFLAMWMREGDACGNKNRQTKVILTCGGSSKLAQVSEPTTCVYSLSFETPLVCHPHSLLVYPTLSDKLQMEWDEIEQARYENLITEQGYNNLLRDIFEDAGFLKSQKVKEKPDITTTSKTHDSLQKCNEDVRKQREEIERLQALLTQHNIPHESKAAKAKIPVSVTVQNRHLRGDNGLIADLL